In Stenotrophomonas sp. ASS1, the following proteins share a genomic window:
- the pilH gene encoding twitching motility response regulator PilH, protein MARILIVDDSPSQLLGIQRIVEKLGHQILTATDGAAGVETAKAELPDLVLMDVVMPNLNGFQATRTLARDEATRHIPVILVTTKDQDTDRMWGMRQGAKAYITKPFSEDELSEVLERVFAGQG, encoded by the coding sequence ATGGCACGCATTCTGATCGTCGACGACTCACCGTCGCAGCTGTTGGGGATACAGCGCATCGTCGAGAAGCTCGGGCACCAGATCCTGACCGCCACCGATGGCGCCGCCGGGGTCGAAACCGCCAAGGCCGAGCTGCCCGACCTGGTCCTGATGGACGTGGTGATGCCCAACCTCAATGGCTTCCAGGCCACCCGCACCCTCGCCCGCGACGAGGCGACCCGGCATATCCCGGTGATCCTGGTGACCACCAAGGACCAGGACACCGACCGCATGTGGGGCATGCGCCAGGGCGCCAAGGCCTACATCACCAAGCCGTTCTCGGAAGACGAACTGTCCGAGGTGCTGGAACGGGTGTTCGCCGGGCAGGGCTGA
- a CDS encoding peroxiredoxin — MTIHVGDRIPEVTLKRIREGIETLDTHSLFDARKVVLFAVPGAFTPTCSARHLPGYVEKFQAFRQRGIDVYCMAVNDPFVMKAWAADQSVPDGLLMLSDGNAELTRALGLELDASASGMGIRSRRFALYVVDGVVRAAWIEQPGQFEVSSAEYVLEHLPT; from the coding sequence ATGACCATCCATGTCGGCGACCGCATTCCGGAAGTGACCCTCAAGCGCATCCGCGAGGGCATCGAAACGCTCGATACGCATTCGCTGTTCGACGCACGCAAGGTGGTGCTGTTCGCCGTACCCGGCGCGTTCACCCCGACCTGCTCGGCGCGCCACCTGCCCGGCTACGTCGAGAAATTCCAGGCGTTCCGCCAGCGCGGCATCGATGTCTACTGCATGGCGGTCAACGACCCGTTCGTGATGAAGGCCTGGGCCGCCGACCAGAGCGTGCCCGACGGCCTGCTGATGCTGTCCGACGGCAATGCCGAACTGACCCGTGCGCTCGGCCTGGAGCTCGACGCCAGCGCCTCGGGCATGGGCATCCGCTCACGCCGTTTCGCCCTGTACGTGGTGGATGGCGTGGTGCGTGCGGCCTGGATCGAGCAGCCCGGCCAGTTCGAAGTGTCTTCGGCCGAATACGTGCTGGAGCACCTGCCAACCTGA
- a CDS encoding protease modulator HflC: MKSPIWIAVIVAVVLGLLGSVYVVREDQTAMVLNLGKVVRSDIKPGLHFKVPVVETVKVFDRRFQVLDTAPARYFTAEQKDVSVDFFAIGYISNVGDYFRATGGDPRIANARLAPIITDSLRNQINSRTLQQLVSGDRSELIAEQLKGINEAVAGLGMQMIDLRIKQVDLPTDSQVINDVYERMRAQRKQEAAKLRAEGEEQSLTIRAQADRDSTVLIAEAERDAQRLRGEGDADAARIYGKAGSADPSFYAFYRSLEAYRGSMSDGNGVIVLDKNDPFLQYLKNDR; encoded by the coding sequence ATGAAGAGTCCTATCTGGATCGCCGTGATCGTGGCGGTGGTGCTGGGCCTGCTTGGCTCGGTGTACGTGGTCCGTGAGGACCAGACCGCCATGGTGCTGAACCTGGGCAAGGTGGTGCGTTCGGACATCAAGCCGGGCCTGCACTTCAAGGTGCCGGTGGTGGAAACGGTGAAGGTCTTCGACCGCCGCTTCCAGGTGCTCGACACCGCCCCGGCGCGTTACTTCACCGCCGAGCAGAAGGACGTCAGCGTCGACTTCTTCGCCATCGGCTACATCTCCAACGTGGGTGACTACTTCCGTGCCACCGGTGGCGATCCGCGCATCGCCAATGCCCGCCTGGCACCGATCATCACCGACTCGCTGCGCAACCAGATCAACTCGCGCACCCTGCAGCAGCTGGTCTCCGGCGACCGCAGCGAGCTGATCGCCGAGCAGCTGAAGGGGATCAACGAAGCGGTGGCCGGCCTCGGCATGCAGATGATCGACCTGCGCATCAAGCAGGTGGACCTGCCGACCGACAGCCAGGTGATCAATGACGTGTACGAGCGCATGCGTGCGCAGCGCAAGCAGGAAGCGGCCAAGCTGCGTGCGGAGGGCGAGGAGCAGTCGCTGACCATCCGCGCCCAGGCTGACCGTGACAGCACCGTGCTGATCGCCGAAGCCGAGCGTGATGCACAGCGCCTGCGCGGTGAAGGCGATGCCGATGCGGCGCGCATCTACGGCAAGGCCGGCTCGGCCGACCCGTCGTTCTATGCGTTCTACCGCAGCCTGGAGGCCTACCGTGGCTCCATGAGCGACGGCAACGGCGTGATCGTGCTCGACAAGAACGACCCGTTCCTGCAGTACCTGAAGAACGACCGCTGA
- a CDS encoding ferritin-like domain-containing protein — MSTKPAKAAKPAAKVPGISDRKTLRERARRNIEDGAITDSYSADRKVVIKLLNDALATEYVCVLRYYRHYFMAKGMLADAVKAEFLEHAQQEQAHAGKLAERIVQLGGEPDFNPDTLTARSHAEYKEGSDLRDMVRENLVAERIAIDSYREMINFIGDRDTTTKRILEEILAQEEEHADEFADLLDGWIGE; from the coding sequence ATGTCCACCAAGCCAGCCAAAGCCGCAAAGCCTGCCGCAAAGGTGCCCGGCATCAGTGACCGCAAGACCCTGCGCGAACGCGCCCGTCGCAATATCGAAGACGGTGCGATCACCGACAGCTACAGCGCCGACCGCAAGGTCGTGATCAAGCTGCTCAACGATGCACTGGCCACCGAGTACGTATGCGTGCTGCGCTACTACCGGCACTACTTCATGGCCAAGGGCATGCTGGCCGACGCGGTGAAAGCCGAATTCCTCGAACATGCACAGCAGGAACAGGCGCACGCCGGCAAGCTGGCCGAGCGCATCGTCCAGCTCGGCGGCGAGCCGGACTTCAACCCCGACACGCTGACCGCGCGCTCGCATGCCGAGTACAAGGAAGGCAGCGACCTGCGCGACATGGTGCGCGAGAACCTGGTGGCCGAACGCATCGCCATCGACAGCTACCGCGAGATGATCAACTTCATCGGCGACCGCGATACCACCACCAAGCGCATCCTTGAAGAGATCCTTGCACAGGAAGAGGAGCACGCCGATGAGTTCGCCGACCTGCTGGATGGGTGGATCGGGGAATGA
- a CDS encoding YhdH/YhfP family quinone oxidoreductase yields the protein MAPTTPFTAFRIENDDAGYRSGLAQLNVDDLNPGQVLIRAHWSSVNYKDALAGTGKGRILRRFPLVGGIDVAGTVVASTDPDWREGDAVLATGCGLSETRDGGYSQYVRLESRAVIAQPAGLSPREAMVLGTAGFTAALALLRMQDNRQVPELGPLAVTGASGGVGALALSIFSRAGYTVHAVSGKPDQAEFLHGIGATEVLPREALSDTGPLQSARFGGGLDNAGGDMLASLLAQTVPYGSVVSAGLAASPTLDMTVMPFILRGVSLLGVSSANAPRGLREEVWSRLGSDWKPQQLDRICTAEVGLDGLPAVFERMLAGGSLGRTVVRID from the coding sequence ATGGCCCCCACCACCCCGTTCACCGCCTTCCGCATCGAAAACGACGACGCCGGCTACCGCAGCGGCCTGGCCCAGCTCAATGTCGACGACCTCAACCCCGGCCAGGTACTGATCCGCGCCCACTGGTCTTCGGTCAACTACAAGGATGCCCTGGCGGGCACCGGCAAGGGCAGGATCCTGCGCCGCTTCCCGCTGGTGGGGGGCATCGACGTGGCCGGCACCGTGGTTGCCAGCACCGATCCAGACTGGCGTGAAGGCGATGCGGTGCTGGCCACCGGCTGCGGCCTCAGCGAAACCCGCGATGGCGGCTACAGCCAGTATGTGCGGCTGGAGTCGCGTGCGGTGATTGCCCAGCCGGCCGGGCTCAGCCCGCGCGAGGCGATGGTGCTGGGCACCGCCGGCTTCACGGCGGCGCTGGCGCTGCTGCGCATGCAGGACAACCGGCAGGTGCCGGAACTCGGCCCGTTGGCGGTCACCGGCGCCAGCGGCGGTGTCGGCGCGCTGGCGCTGTCGATCTTCAGTCGTGCCGGCTACACCGTGCACGCAGTCAGCGGCAAACCGGACCAGGCCGAGTTCCTGCATGGTATCGGCGCCACTGAAGTACTACCGCGCGAGGCACTGTCCGACACCGGCCCACTGCAGTCGGCCCGCTTCGGCGGGGGCCTCGACAATGCCGGAGGCGACATGCTTGCCAGCCTGCTGGCACAGACGGTGCCCTACGGCAGCGTGGTCAGTGCCGGCCTGGCAGCCAGCCCGACGCTGGACATGACGGTGATGCCGTTCATCCTGCGCGGCGTGTCACTGCTGGGCGTGTCCTCGGCCAATGCACCGCGCGGGCTGCGCGAAGAAGTGTGGTCGCGGCTGGGCAGTGACTGGAAGCCGCAGCAGCTGGACCGCATCTGCACCGCCGAAGTCGGCCTCGATGGCCTTCCTGCCGTGTTCGAACGGATGCTGGCGGGCGGTTCGCTGGGCCGCACCGTGGTGCGGATCGACTGA
- a CDS encoding DUF2065 family protein has product MKDLFAAVCLVAVLEGLFLFVAPFAWKRMAERLLDLPSPALRSFGGLVLLAGLSLLWWARH; this is encoded by the coding sequence ATGAAAGATCTGTTCGCCGCCGTCTGCCTGGTGGCGGTGCTGGAAGGCCTGTTCCTGTTCGTCGCCCCGTTCGCCTGGAAGCGCATGGCCGAGCGCCTGCTGGACCTGCCCAGCCCGGCCCTGCGCAGCTTTGGCGGGCTGGTGCTGCTGGCCGGCCTGAGCCTGCTGTGGTGGGCGCGGCATTGA
- a CDS encoding DnaJ C-terminal domain-containing protein produces the protein MEFKDYYATLGVEPSAGEAEIKTAYRRLARKYHPDVSKEAGAEDKFKAVNEAYEALRDPEKRAAYDQLRAQGYRPGEEFNVPPNYGGAGGFNFEEVFGGGGPNGGFSDFFESLFARQRGGGGAGPGPGFSSQGHAPNRDTRAKLSVPLEAAYSGDSLRITVNGKQLDVRVPKGIRPGQVIRLAGQGNHGGNLLLEVEYAAHPQFEVDGRNILYTLPVTPWQAALGTSISVPTLGGAVELKIPADSDAGRKLRLRGRGLPGNPDGDQIVEIEIVAPAATDEAQKKAYRNLAKAFGETI, from the coding sequence ATGGAATTCAAGGATTACTACGCCACCCTGGGGGTGGAACCGAGCGCGGGCGAGGCGGAGATCAAGACCGCCTACCGCCGGCTGGCACGCAAGTACCACCCGGACGTCAGCAAGGAGGCCGGGGCCGAAGACAAGTTCAAGGCGGTCAACGAGGCCTACGAGGCGCTGCGCGATCCGGAAAAGCGCGCGGCCTACGACCAGCTGCGCGCGCAGGGCTATCGCCCGGGCGAGGAGTTCAACGTGCCGCCGAACTATGGTGGTGCTGGCGGTTTCAATTTCGAGGAAGTATTCGGCGGTGGCGGCCCCAATGGCGGCTTCAGCGACTTCTTCGAGAGCCTGTTCGCGCGCCAGCGTGGCGGTGGTGGTGCTGGTCCGGGGCCGGGCTTCAGCAGCCAGGGCCACGCGCCCAACCGCGACACCCGCGCCAAGCTGTCGGTTCCGCTGGAAGCGGCCTACAGCGGCGACAGCCTGCGCATCACCGTCAACGGCAAGCAGCTGGACGTGCGCGTGCCCAAGGGTATCCGCCCGGGCCAGGTGATCCGCCTGGCGGGGCAGGGCAACCACGGCGGTAACCTGCTGCTGGAAGTGGAATACGCCGCCCACCCGCAGTTCGAGGTTGATGGCCGCAACATCCTCTACACGCTGCCGGTCACGCCGTGGCAGGCCGCGCTGGGTACGAGCATCAGCGTGCCGACCCTGGGTGGAGCGGTGGAACTGAAGATTCCGGCCGATTCCGATGCCGGCCGCAAGCTGCGCCTGCGTGGCCGTGGGCTGCCGGGCAATCCGGATGGCGACCAGATCGTCGAGATCGAGATCGTGGCCCCGGCCGCGACTGACGAGGCGCAGAAGAAGGCGTACCGGAACCTGGCCAAGGCCTTCGGCGAGACCATTTGA
- the hflK gene encoding FtsH protease activity modulator HflK: MAWNTPGGNKGGQGPEDNRRGPFGSRGGGNGGGWGGLPGPLKDLFDGGIMRWVVAAVVLLVLFSSFQLIGEQQRGVVLRFGQFSRILQPGPNFKLPWPIESVTKVNATEIKTFSIQVPVLTRDENIVNVSLNVQYRIDDPQQYLFGTVDANQVLEQSAQSAVREEVGRADLNAVLNNRGPLAVAAEERLQALLKAFKTGLTVTGLTLQDARPPEEVKPAFDEVNGAQQVKERLINEAQAYAAKVVPEARGQASRARTTAEGYKQAVVSKAEGDAQRFSLLQAQYKDAPEVTRKRLWLETVQQVLSENRKVIGGDGRQLIYVPMTGDTRPTTSAPPGVTNPEVVMPSLPGAAAEASRDPGRPVGRPTGRPSGREEGSR; this comes from the coding sequence ATGGCCTGGAATACACCCGGCGGCAACAAGGGCGGACAAGGCCCCGAGGACAATCGACGCGGGCCCTTCGGGTCGCGCGGCGGTGGCAATGGTGGTGGCTGGGGCGGACTGCCCGGGCCGCTGAAGGACCTGTTCGACGGTGGCATCATGCGTTGGGTGGTGGCAGCCGTGGTGTTGCTGGTGCTGTTCTCCAGCTTCCAGCTGATCGGCGAACAGCAGCGTGGCGTGGTGCTGCGCTTCGGCCAGTTCTCGCGCATCCTGCAGCCCGGCCCGAACTTCAAGCTGCCGTGGCCGATCGAATCGGTCACCAAGGTCAATGCCACCGAGATCAAGACCTTCTCGATCCAGGTGCCGGTGCTGACCCGCGACGAGAACATCGTCAACGTCTCGCTGAACGTCCAGTACCGCATCGACGACCCGCAGCAGTACCTGTTCGGCACGGTCGATGCCAACCAGGTGCTGGAGCAGTCGGCGCAGAGCGCGGTGCGCGAGGAAGTCGGCCGTGCCGACCTCAACGCGGTACTGAACAACCGTGGCCCGTTGGCCGTGGCCGCCGAGGAGCGCCTGCAGGCGCTGCTGAAGGCGTTCAAGACCGGCCTGACCGTGACCGGCCTGACCCTGCAGGACGCCCGTCCGCCGGAAGAAGTGAAGCCGGCCTTCGACGAGGTCAACGGTGCCCAGCAGGTCAAGGAACGCTTGATCAACGAAGCCCAGGCCTACGCCGCCAAGGTCGTGCCGGAAGCCCGAGGCCAGGCCTCGCGTGCCCGTACCACCGCCGAAGGCTACAAGCAGGCCGTGGTCTCCAAGGCTGAGGGTGACGCGCAGCGCTTCAGCCTGTTGCAGGCCCAGTACAAGGACGCCCCGGAAGTGACCCGCAAGCGCCTGTGGCTGGAGACCGTGCAGCAGGTGCTGAGCGAGAACCGCAAGGTGATCGGTGGCGATGGCCGCCAGCTGATCTACGTGCCGATGACCGGCGATACCCGTCCCACCACCTCGGCGCCGCCGGGAGTGACCAATCCGGAGGTGGTGATGCCGTCGCTGCCGGGTGCAGCGGCGGAAGCTTCCCGTGATCCGGGCCGGCCGGTGGGCCGCCCGACCGGGCGACCGAGCGGCCGTGAGGAGGGCAGCCGATGA